A region from the Nocardioides coralli genome encodes:
- a CDS encoding class I SAM-dependent methyltransferase, whose protein sequence is MGEDHYFAADPAAPFAREEFTCRVWDHELTLTSGAGVFSKGHLDHATGVLLREVGPPAQGQFLDLGCGYGVIGLAISVAVPLATVTGIDVNERAILLANENARRLGVAGRYVACRAEQVPSDATYDEIWSNPPIRIGKQALHELLLTWLPRLRPEGRMLLVVGKNLGADSLQRWLGDQGWPTERLASAKGFRVLETRHG, encoded by the coding sequence ATGGGGGAGGACCACTACTTCGCGGCCGACCCGGCGGCGCCGTTCGCCCGCGAGGAGTTCACGTGCCGGGTGTGGGACCACGAGCTGACCCTGACCAGCGGCGCCGGGGTTTTCAGCAAGGGGCACCTCGACCACGCGACGGGCGTGCTGCTCCGCGAGGTCGGGCCGCCGGCCCAGGGGCAGTTCCTCGACCTCGGGTGCGGCTACGGCGTGATCGGACTGGCGATCTCCGTCGCGGTCCCGCTCGCGACGGTCACGGGCATCGACGTCAACGAGCGGGCGATCCTGCTGGCCAACGAGAACGCCCGGCGACTGGGCGTCGCCGGGCGCTACGTCGCCTGCCGGGCCGAGCAGGTGCCCAGCGACGCGACGTACGACGAGATCTGGTCGAACCCGCCGATCCGGATCGGCAAGCAGGCGCTGCACGAGCTGCTCCTGACCTGGCTGCCCCGGCTGCGTCCGGAGGGCCGGATGCTGCTGGTGGTCGGCAAGAACCTGGGCGCCGACTCGCTGCAGCGTTGGCTCGGCGACCAGGGGTGGCCGACCGAACGGCTCGCGAGCGCCAAGGGGTTCCGCGTCCTGGAGACGCGCCACGGGTGA
- a CDS encoding DNA-directed RNA polymerase subunit alpha, with product MLIAQRPTLSEESVDEFRSRFVIEPLEPGFGYTLGNSLRRTLLSSIPGASVTSIKVDGVLHEFSTIEGVKEDVTEVILNLKGLVVSSEHDEPVTMYLRKSGAGDVTAADINPPAGVEVHNPDLKIATLSDKGKLEMELVVERGRGYVSAVQNKGADNEIGRMPVDSIYSPVLKVTYKVEATRVEQRTDFDKLVIDVETKPSIRPRDAIASAGKTLVELFGLARELNVEAEGIDIGPSPVDEQLAADLALPVEELNLTVRSYNCLKREGIHTVGELISRSEQDLLDIRNFGAKSIDEVKAKLVEMGLSLKDSAPGFDPHAALAAYGAEDDDDAFVEDEQY from the coding sequence GTGCTCATCGCACAGCGCCCCACCCTGTCGGAAGAGTCCGTCGACGAGTTCCGCTCGCGGTTCGTCATCGAGCCGCTGGAGCCCGGCTTCGGCTACACGCTCGGCAACTCGCTGCGGCGTACCCTGCTGTCCTCCATCCCGGGTGCCTCGGTCACGAGCATCAAGGTGGACGGCGTCCTCCACGAGTTCTCGACCATCGAGGGCGTCAAGGAGGACGTCACCGAGGTCATCTTGAACCTCAAGGGCCTGGTCGTCTCCTCCGAGCACGACGAGCCCGTGACCATGTACCTCCGCAAGTCCGGTGCCGGTGACGTCACCGCCGCCGACATCAACCCGCCGGCGGGCGTGGAGGTGCACAACCCCGACCTCAAGATCGCCACCCTGTCCGACAAGGGCAAGCTGGAGATGGAGCTCGTGGTCGAGCGGGGTCGCGGCTACGTCTCGGCGGTGCAGAACAAGGGTGCCGACAACGAGATCGGCCGGATGCCGGTCGACTCGATCTACAGCCCCGTGCTCAAGGTGACCTACAAGGTCGAGGCCACCCGTGTCGAGCAGCGGACCGACTTCGACAAGCTCGTCATCGACGTCGAGACCAAGCCGTCGATCCGTCCTCGCGACGCCATCGCGTCGGCCGGCAAGACGCTGGTCGAGCTCTTCGGCCTGGCCCGGGAGCTCAACGTCGAGGCCGAGGGCATCGACATCGGTCCGTCGCCGGTCGACGAGCAGCTCGCTGCCGACCTGGCGCTGCCGGTGGAGGAGCTCAACCTCACTGTCCGCTCCTACAACTGCCTCAAGCGGGAGGGCATCCACACCGTGGGTGAGCTGATCTCGCGCTCGGAGCAGGACCTGCTCGACATCCGGAACTTCGGCGCCAAGTCGATCGACGAGGTCAAGGCCAAGCTGGTCGAGATGGGCCTCTCGCTCAAGGACAGCGCGCCGGGCTTCGACCCGCACGCCGCCCTGGCGGCCTACGGCGCCGAGGACGACGACGACGCGTTCGTCGAGGACGAGCAGTACTGA
- a CDS encoding SRPBCC family protein, with amino-acid sequence MSTTTTRYAEAAIEAVPDLPVIRITRDFDAAPEQLMRAHTDPELFARWIGPDAVTTRIDHWDCRTLGSYRYVCEHDGVDHGFRGTFPEVGEDRIVQTFTYEGMPEAIALETVRFEDLGDGRTRLHAQSLCDSIEGRDAMLSSGMDTGVHEGYAKLDGLLARGAV; translated from the coding sequence ATGAGCACCACCACCACCCGTTACGCCGAGGCCGCCATCGAGGCGGTCCCAGACCTGCCCGTCATCCGGATCACCCGCGACTTCGACGCGGCGCCGGAGCAGCTGATGCGTGCCCACACCGACCCCGAGCTGTTCGCCCGCTGGATCGGCCCGGACGCGGTGACCACCCGGATCGACCACTGGGACTGCCGGACGCTGGGTTCCTACCGCTACGTGTGCGAGCACGACGGCGTCGACCACGGCTTCCGCGGCACCTTCCCCGAGGTCGGCGAGGACCGCATCGTTCAGACCTTCACCTACGAAGGCATGCCCGAGGCGATCGCCCTCGAGACGGTCAGGTTCGAGGACCTCGGCGACGGCCGCACCCGTCTCCACGCCCAGTCGCTGTGCGACTCGATCGAGGGCCGGGACGCGATGCTGTCCAGTGGCATGGACACCGGCGTGCACGAGGGCTACGCCAAGCTCGACGGCCTGCTCGCCCGGGGCGCGGTCTGA
- the rpsM gene encoding 30S ribosomal protein S13: MARLVGVDLPRDKRIEVALTYIYGIGRTRAQELLAATGVSPDLRVHQLGDEELVKLRDEIEGRELKIEGDLRREVQADIRRKIEIGSYQGRRHRQGLPVRGQRTKTNARTRKGPKRTVAGKKKAK, encoded by the coding sequence ATGGCACGCCTCGTCGGAGTGGACCTGCCGCGCGACAAGCGCATCGAGGTCGCACTCACCTACATCTACGGCATCGGCCGTACCCGCGCCCAGGAGCTGCTGGCCGCCACCGGGGTCTCCCCGGACCTGCGCGTCCACCAGCTGGGTGACGAAGAGCTGGTCAAGCTCCGCGACGAGATCGAGGGCCGCGAGCTCAAGATCGAGGGTGACCTGCGCCGTGAGGTGCAGGCCGACATCCGTCGCAAGATCGAGATCGGCAGCTACCAGGGTCGCCGCCACCGCCAGGGCCTTCCGGTCCGCGGTCAGCGCACCAAGACCAACGCGCGCACCCGCAAGGGCCCCAAGCGCACCGTCGCCGGCAAGAAGAAGGCCAAGTGA
- a CDS encoding ArsI/CadI family heavy metal resistance metalloenzyme yields MTRLQLALNVDDLATSVAFYSKLFGTEPAKTRPGYANFAVAEPPLKLVLIENPGQGGSLNHLGVEVADTGTVDAEQRRLAEAGLASIDERDTTCCYARQDKFWVEGSPHGERWEIYTVLEDAGVRSNDTCCV; encoded by the coding sequence ATGACCCGTTTGCAGCTGGCCCTCAACGTGGACGACCTGGCCACCTCGGTCGCCTTCTACAGCAAGCTCTTCGGCACCGAGCCCGCCAAGACCCGGCCGGGCTATGCCAACTTCGCGGTCGCGGAGCCGCCGCTGAAGCTCGTGCTGATCGAGAACCCCGGTCAGGGCGGCTCGCTCAACCACCTCGGCGTGGAGGTCGCCGACACCGGCACCGTGGACGCCGAGCAGCGTCGTCTCGCGGAGGCGGGGCTGGCATCGATCGACGAGCGCGACACCACCTGCTGCTACGCCCGGCAGGACAAGTTCTGGGTCGAGGGGAGCCCGCACGGCGAGCGCTGGGAGATCTACACCGTCCTCGAGGACGCCGGGGTCAGGAGCAACGACACCTGCTGCGTGTGA
- a CDS encoding ArsR/SmtB family transcription factor has translation MSKSLTLTPADAVACCSPLTSEPLSAEAAVGVVPLLKALADPARLRLLSLIASHEGGEACVCDLHEAFDLSQPTISHHLKVLHDAGLLGREKRGVWVYYRVDDQLLADLGGLIASAGR, from the coding sequence ATGTCGAAGTCCTTGACGCTGACGCCGGCCGACGCCGTGGCCTGCTGCTCACCGCTGACGAGTGAACCGCTGTCGGCCGAGGCCGCCGTCGGCGTCGTCCCCCTGCTCAAGGCGCTGGCCGACCCCGCCCGGCTGCGGCTGCTCTCGCTGATCGCCTCCCACGAGGGCGGCGAGGCCTGCGTGTGCGACCTGCACGAGGCCTTCGACCTCTCGCAGCCCACCATCAGCCACCATCTCAAGGTGCTCCACGACGCCGGCCTCCTGGGTCGCGAGAAGCGGGGCGTCTGGGTCTACTACCGGGTCGACGACCAGCTCCTGGCCGACCTCGGCGGGCTGATCGCGAGCGCCGGCCGTTGA
- a CDS encoding PfkB family carbohydrate kinase produces the protein MSHSGLVVGESLVDIVRGGDGSSREYAGGSAANVAVALARLGRTVHFATSWGDDPRGTMLAERLERDEVRLAVDPHALGHTSTAIATIGADGHATYEFDLAWRLNPLSEDLTPLVVHACSLGAVIEPGDADVRDLLQRLRGTATVTYDVNVRPAITGTGDDLRERVEAVAALSDVVKASDEDLEALYAGLDPIAGAKRLLALGPSGVVVTRGHGGATWISATQEVDVAAVPVAVADTIGAGDTFCAAMIDALWDDDLLGAHRRVALADVQRDAVVRVLAHAARAAAVTVSRPGADPPYRRELG, from the coding sequence ATGTCGCACAGCGGTCTGGTCGTCGGCGAGTCCCTGGTCGACATCGTGCGCGGCGGCGACGGCAGCAGCCGGGAGTACGCCGGGGGGAGCGCCGCCAACGTCGCGGTCGCCCTCGCCCGGCTGGGACGGACGGTCCACTTCGCGACGAGCTGGGGCGACGACCCGCGCGGCACCATGCTCGCCGAGCGGCTCGAGCGCGACGAGGTACGCCTCGCCGTCGACCCGCACGCCCTCGGCCACACCTCGACCGCGATCGCCACCATCGGGGCCGACGGGCACGCGACCTACGAGTTCGACCTCGCCTGGCGGCTCAACCCCCTGTCGGAGGACCTCACACCCCTGGTCGTGCACGCGTGCTCGCTGGGGGCGGTCATCGAGCCGGGTGACGCCGACGTGCGGGACCTGCTCCAGCGGCTGCGCGGCACCGCCACGGTCACCTACGACGTCAACGTCCGGCCCGCCATCACCGGGACCGGTGACGACCTGCGCGAGCGGGTGGAGGCGGTGGCCGCCCTCAGCGACGTCGTCAAGGCCAGCGACGAGGACCTCGAGGCGTTGTACGCCGGCCTCGACCCGATCGCCGGCGCCAAGCGGCTGCTGGCGCTCGGCCCCTCCGGCGTGGTGGTCACCCGGGGCCACGGAGGTGCCACCTGGATCTCGGCCACCCAGGAGGTCGACGTGGCCGCCGTGCCGGTGGCGGTGGCCGACACGATCGGGGCGGGGGACACGTTCTGTGCCGCGATGATCGACGCGTTGTGGGACGACGACCTGCTCGGCGCCCACCGCCGGGTGGCCCTCGCGGACGTCCAGCGCGACGCGGTCGTGAGGGTGCTGGCGCACGCGGCGCGGGCCGCGGCCGTCACGGTCTCGCGACCGGGTGCGGACCCGCCGTACCGTCGCGAGCTCGGCTGA
- the rplQ gene encoding 50S ribosomal protein L17 — protein sequence MPTPKKGPRLGGSPSHQRLILSNLASQLFEHGRITTTESRARTLRPYAEKLITKAKKGDLHNRREVLKTIRDKSVVHTLFTEIAPTFSERPGGYTRITKLGPRKGDNAPMAVIELVTEPYSPKAPSSTKRTEAAAPAPAEEPPADEAPAEESEVEATEVEEAPEAEAAEAPEATDEAETASEEAPAEDADEESKDA from the coding sequence ATGCCTACTCCCAAGAAGGGCCCCCGCCTCGGCGGCAGCCCGTCGCACCAGCGGCTGATCCTGTCGAACCTGGCCAGCCAGCTCTTCGAGCACGGCCGGATCACGACCACCGAGTCGCGGGCGCGCACCCTGCGCCCGTACGCCGAGAAGCTGATCACCAAGGCGAAGAAGGGTGACCTGCACAACCGTCGCGAGGTCCTCAAGACCATCCGCGACAAGTCGGTCGTGCACACCCTGTTCACCGAGATCGCGCCGACCTTCTCCGAGCGTCCCGGCGGCTACACCCGGATCACCAAGCTCGGCCCCCGCAAGGGCGACAACGCTCCCATGGCGGTCATCGAGCTCGTGACCGAGCCCTACTCGCCGAAGGCGCCGTCCTCGACGAAGCGGACCGAGGCCGCTGCCCCGGCTCCGGCTGAGGAGCCCCCGGCCGACGAGGCCCCGGCCGAGGAGTCCGAGGTCGAGGCCACCGAGGTCGAGGAGGCCCCGGAGGCGGAGGCCGCCGAGGCTCCCGAGGCGACCGATGAGGCCGAGACGGCTTCTGAGGAGGCTCCGGCCGAGGACGCCGACGAGGAGTCCAAGGACGCCTGA
- the rpsK gene encoding 30S ribosomal protein S11 — MPPKSRAGKVRRKEKKNVAQGEAHIKSTFNNTIVTITDPTGAVISWASAGTVGFKGSRKSTPFAAQMAAEAAGRRAMEHGMKKIDVFVKGPGSGRETAIRSLGAIGLEVGTIQDVTPAPHNGCRPPKRRRV, encoded by the coding sequence ATGCCTCCCAAGAGCCGCGCCGGAAAGGTGCGTCGCAAGGAGAAGAAGAACGTCGCCCAGGGCGAAGCCCACATCAAGAGCACGTTCAACAACACCATCGTCACGATCACCGACCCCACCGGAGCGGTGATCTCGTGGGCCTCTGCCGGCACCGTCGGCTTCAAGGGCTCCCGCAAGTCCACGCCGTTCGCCGCGCAGATGGCCGCCGAGGCCGCTGGTCGCCGGGCGATGGAGCACGGGATGAAGAAGATCGACGTCTTCGTGAAGGGCCCGGGTTCGGGCCGCGAGACGGCGATCCGTTCCCTGGGTGCGATCGGCCTCGAGGTCGGCACCATCCAGGACGTCACGCCCGCGCCCCACAACGGATGCCGCCCGCCGAAGCGCCGGCGCGTCTGA
- a CDS encoding GntR family transcriptional regulator, with the protein MRIEPPDPDSTQPPFDQLRSQIARRAASGDLAPGTRLPTVRALAGELGLAANTVARAYRELEADGVVVTEGRRGTFVASTAAAASGDARDAAAAYVATARSLGLAREEVHRLVDEAWPR; encoded by the coding sequence ATGCGGATCGAGCCGCCCGACCCGGACTCCACGCAGCCGCCCTTCGACCAGCTGCGCAGCCAGATCGCCCGCCGCGCCGCGTCCGGCGACCTGGCACCGGGCACCAGGCTCCCGACGGTGCGGGCGCTCGCCGGCGAGCTGGGCCTGGCCGCCAACACCGTGGCCCGCGCCTACCGGGAGCTCGAGGCGGACGGCGTCGTGGTGACCGAGGGGCGGCGTGGGACCTTCGTGGCCTCGACGGCGGCCGCGGCGTCAGGCGACGCACGGGATGCCGCAGCGGCCTACGTCGCCACCGCCCGGTCCCTCGGCCTGGCCCGCGAGGAGGTACACCGCCTCGTCGACGAGGCCTGGCCGCGCTAG
- the rpmJ gene encoding 50S ribosomal protein L36 — MKVNPSVKKICDKCQVIRRHGRVMVICSNPRHKQRQG, encoded by the coding sequence ATGAAGGTCAACCCGAGCGTCAAGAAGATCTGTGACAAGTGCCAGGTGATCCGTCGCCACGGCCGCGTCATGGTCATCTGCAGCAACCCGCGCCACAAGCAGCGGCAGGGCTGA
- the arsB gene encoding ACR3 family arsenite efflux transporter, producing the protein MTRRALTLPPEGQVSARLSTLDRWLPLWIGLAMAAGLLLGRLVPGLDGALGAVEVDGISLPIAIGLLVMMYPVLAKVRYDRLDSVTADRRLLASSLVLNWLVGPALMFTLAWLMLPDLPEFRTGLIIVGLARCIAMVIIWNDLACGDREAAAVLVALNSVFQVVAFALLGWFYLEVLPAWLGLGTAQLDVSAWQIARSVLVFLGIPLVLGYLSRRLGERARGRDWYETSYLPKVGPWALIGLLFTIVVLFALQGDRITSQPLDVVRIALPLLAYFALMWGSGFLLGQALRMSYERTTTLAFTAAGNNFELAIAVAIATFGVTSGQALAGVVGPLIEVPVLVGLVYVSLALRDRFPHQTPGGTT; encoded by the coding sequence TTGACCCGCCGGGCTCTCACCCTTCCGCCGGAGGGGCAGGTCTCCGCGCGCCTGTCGACGCTGGACCGCTGGCTGCCGCTCTGGATCGGGCTGGCCATGGCGGCCGGGCTGCTGCTCGGCCGGCTCGTGCCCGGGCTCGACGGCGCGCTCGGCGCGGTCGAGGTCGACGGCATCTCGCTGCCGATCGCGATCGGGCTGCTGGTGATGATGTACCCCGTCCTCGCCAAGGTCCGCTACGACCGCCTCGACAGCGTGACCGCCGACCGGCGACTGCTCGCCTCCTCCCTGGTGCTCAACTGGCTCGTGGGGCCGGCGCTGATGTTCACCCTGGCCTGGCTGATGCTGCCCGACCTGCCCGAGTTCCGGACCGGGCTGATCATCGTCGGGCTCGCGCGGTGCATCGCGATGGTCATCATCTGGAACGACCTCGCGTGCGGTGACCGCGAGGCCGCCGCGGTGCTGGTGGCCCTCAACTCCGTCTTCCAGGTCGTGGCCTTCGCCCTGCTGGGCTGGTTCTACCTCGAGGTGCTGCCGGCCTGGCTCGGCCTCGGCACCGCCCAGCTCGACGTCTCCGCCTGGCAGATCGCTCGGTCCGTCCTGGTGTTCCTCGGCATCCCGCTGGTCCTCGGCTACCTCTCGCGGCGGCTGGGGGAGCGGGCCCGGGGCCGCGACTGGTACGAGACGTCGTACCTGCCGAAGGTCGGGCCGTGGGCACTGATCGGCCTGCTCTTCACGATCGTGGTCCTCTTCGCCCTGCAGGGTGACCGCATCACCTCACAACCGCTGGACGTCGTCCGGATCGCGCTGCCGCTGCTCGCCTACTTCGCCCTGATGTGGGGCAGTGGCTTCCTGCTCGGGCAGGCCCTGCGCATGTCCTACGAGCGCACCACGACGCTGGCGTTCACGGCAGCCGGCAACAACTTCGAGCTCGCGATCGCGGTCGCGATCGCAACGTTCGGCGTGACCTCGGGTCAGGCACTGGCCGGCGTGGTCGGACCGCTGATCGAGGTGCCCGTCCTCGTGGGTCTCGTCTACGTGAGCCTCGCCCTCCGCGACCGCTTCCCCCACCAGACCCCCGGAGGCACCACATGA
- a CDS encoding ArsR/SmtB family transcription factor: protein MSDQLSRVFAALSDPTRRDIVARLTEGDATVGDIAAPYDVSLQAVSKHLKVLEDAGLVTRSREAQRRPVHLEAEVFDLMTKWIERYRRQAEERFQRLDAVLAEMDESDHEDDRPQEGTAS, encoded by the coding sequence ATGAGCGACCAGCTCTCCCGCGTGTTCGCCGCCCTCAGCGACCCGACGCGACGCGACATCGTCGCGCGGCTCACCGAGGGTGACGCCACCGTGGGTGACATCGCCGCGCCGTACGACGTGAGCCTGCAGGCGGTCTCCAAGCACCTCAAGGTGCTGGAGGACGCCGGGCTCGTCACCCGCAGCCGCGAGGCGCAGCGCCGACCGGTGCACCTGGAGGCCGAGGTGTTCGACCTGATGACGAAGTGGATCGAGCGCTACCGGCGCCAGGCCGAGGAGCGCTTCCAGCGCCTGGACGCGGTGCTGGCCGAGATGGACGAGAGCGACCACGAGGACGACCGACCCCAGGAAGGAACCGCATCATGA
- the truA gene encoding tRNA pseudouridine(38-40) synthase TruA, producing the protein MRLRIDLAYDGTDFHGWASQPDLRTVQGTLESALATVLRLPEARLVCAGRTDTGVHARGQVAHVDLPEEAYDDQLLRRLNGILPADLRVREVSVAPPGFDARFAATWRRYAYRVADRPGGSDPLTRNHVLWWPRPLDVDAMAEASTPLEGLHDFAAFCKQREGATTIRTLQRLTWEREPGGLVVATVRADAFCHHMVRSLVGALLAVGERRRSVAWPAEVLTAGVRDSAVPVVPAHGLTLEEVGYPAGVDGLRRQAERARAKREA; encoded by the coding sequence GTGCGGCTGCGGATCGACCTCGCCTACGACGGCACCGACTTCCACGGCTGGGCCTCCCAGCCGGACCTCCGGACCGTCCAGGGGACCCTCGAGTCCGCGCTCGCCACCGTGCTCCGGCTGCCCGAGGCGCGGCTGGTCTGCGCGGGTCGCACGGACACCGGCGTCCACGCCCGCGGACAGGTCGCTCACGTGGACCTCCCCGAGGAGGCCTACGACGACCAGCTCCTGCGACGGCTCAACGGGATCCTCCCGGCCGACCTGCGGGTGCGGGAGGTGTCCGTCGCGCCCCCTGGCTTCGACGCCAGGTTCGCCGCCACCTGGCGGCGGTACGCCTACCGGGTGGCGGACCGTCCGGGCGGCAGCGACCCGCTCACCCGCAACCACGTGCTGTGGTGGCCCCGGCCGCTGGACGTCGACGCGATGGCGGAGGCCTCGACGCCGCTGGAGGGGTTGCACGACTTCGCGGCCTTCTGCAAGCAGCGCGAGGGGGCGACGACGATCCGGACGCTCCAGCGCCTCACGTGGGAGCGGGAGCCCGGCGGCCTCGTGGTCGCCACGGTGCGCGCCGACGCGTTCTGCCACCACATGGTCCGGTCGCTGGTGGGCGCTCTGCTGGCGGTGGGCGAGCGGCGGCGGTCGGTGGCCTGGCCCGCGGAGGTCCTGACGGCGGGAGTGCGCGACTCCGCGGTCCCGGTGGTGCCGGCCCACGGGCTGACGCTCGAGGAGGTCGGCTACCCCGCCGGCGTGGACGGACTGCGCCGGCAGGCCGAGCGGGCGCGCGCGAAGCGGGAGGCGTGA
- the rpsD gene encoding 30S ribosomal protein S4, which produces MARYTGPMTKKSRRLGVDLVGGDAAFEKRPYAPGQHGRGRIKESEYLLQLREKQKARYTYGVLEKQFIRYYKEASRRDGKTGDNLLQLLECRLDNVVYRAGFARTRRHARQLVVHGHFLVNGRKVDIPSYQVSAHDVIDVREKSLEMTPFIVARETHGERVVPAWLEAIPSRMRILVHQLPVRAQIDIPVQEQLIVEFYSKK; this is translated from the coding sequence ATGGCCCGCTACACCGGCCCCATGACCAAGAAGTCGCGCCGTCTCGGCGTCGACCTCGTCGGTGGGGACGCTGCCTTCGAGAAGCGTCCCTACGCGCCCGGCCAGCACGGCCGCGGCCGCATCAAGGAGAGCGAGTACCTCCTCCAGCTTCGTGAGAAGCAGAAGGCGCGCTACACCTACGGCGTCCTCGAGAAGCAGTTCATCCGCTACTACAAGGAGGCCAGCCGCCGCGACGGCAAGACCGGCGACAACCTCCTGCAGCTGCTGGAGTGCCGCCTCGACAACGTCGTCTACCGCGCCGGCTTCGCCCGGACCCGCCGCCACGCCCGGCAGCTGGTCGTGCACGGCCACTTCCTCGTCAACGGCCGCAAGGTGGACATCCCGTCCTACCAGGTCAGCGCCCACGACGTGATCGACGTGCGCGAGAAGTCGCTGGAGATGACCCCGTTCATCGTCGCCCGTGAGACCCACGGCGAGCGAGTCGTCCCGGCATGGCTGGAGGCCATCCCCTCGCGGATGCGCATCCTCGTCCACCAGCTCCCGGTCCGCGCCCAGATCGACATCCCGGTCCAGGAGCAGCTGATCGTCGAGTTCTACTCGAAGAAGTAA
- the infA gene encoding translation initiation factor IF-1 has translation MPKKEGVIEIEGTVVEALPNAMFRVELTNGHKVLAHISGKMRQHYIRILPEDRVVVELSPYDLTRGRIVYRYK, from the coding sequence ATGCCGAAGAAGGAAGGCGTGATCGAGATCGAGGGCACCGTCGTGGAGGCCCTCCCCAACGCCATGTTCCGGGTCGAGCTGACCAACGGACACAAGGTGCTCGCCCACATCAGCGGCAAGATGCGCCAGCACTACATCCGGATCCTCCCCGAGGACCGCGTGGTGGTGGAGCTGTCCCCCTACGACCTCACGCGGGGTCGCATCGTCTACCGGTACAAGTAG
- a CDS encoding TIGR03086 family metal-binding protein, whose translation MPDPADRHRRHAGTFSTLVSGTGDWDAPAPVAGWTARDVVDHLVGWLPGFLAAGADVRLPAGPSVADDPAGAWDAQVRSVQRLLDDPDSAEIPFADPHTGELPLDQAIDLFYTSDVFLHAWDLARATGQSLHLDADECAAMLAGMEPYDELMRSSGQYGPRVAVADDACVQDRLLGFIGRDPAWSAPRG comes from the coding sequence GTGCCTGACCCGGCCGACCGCCACCGCCGCCACGCGGGCACGTTCTCGACGCTGGTCAGCGGGACCGGCGACTGGGACGCGCCCGCACCCGTGGCCGGGTGGACGGCCCGCGACGTGGTCGACCACCTGGTCGGCTGGCTGCCGGGGTTCCTGGCGGCGGGCGCGGACGTGCGGCTCCCTGCCGGCCCCTCCGTCGCCGACGATCCCGCCGGCGCCTGGGACGCGCAGGTGAGGTCGGTGCAGCGGCTGCTCGATGACCCGGACTCCGCGGAGATCCCGTTCGCCGACCCCCACACCGGCGAGCTCCCGCTCGACCAGGCGATCGACCTCTTCTACACCTCCGACGTGTTCCTGCACGCGTGGGACCTGGCACGCGCAACGGGACAGTCCCTGCACCTCGACGCCGACGAGTGCGCGGCCATGCTGGCGGGGATGGAGCCCTACGACGAGCTCATGCGGTCCTCGGGCCAGTACGGCCCGCGTGTGGCGGTCGCCGACGACGCGTGCGTCCAGGACCGGCTCCTCGGCTTCATCGGCCGCGACCCAGCCTGGAGCGCTCCCCGCGGGTGA